Proteins from a genomic interval of Pseudomonas asplenii:
- a CDS encoding RNA polymerase sigma factor: MNDLDEQLRELIPRMRRFAVSLTRNPSSADDLVQASLERALSSWGKKRPDGDLRAWLFSIIYRQFLDAHRRQRRYARMLEFFTGRDDSEPSVERTVVAQSTLESFERLSVEQRALLLWVSVEGLSYKEVAEILDVPIGTVMSRLSRARQALRQLSDGEITSPSLRILK, from the coding sequence ATGAACGATCTCGACGAACAGCTACGTGAACTGATTCCCCGCATGCGGCGCTTCGCCGTGTCGCTGACCCGCAACCCGAGCAGCGCCGACGACCTGGTCCAGGCCAGCCTGGAGCGGGCGTTGTCCAGTTGGGGCAAGAAACGTCCCGACGGCGACCTGCGCGCCTGGCTGTTCTCGATCATCTACCGGCAGTTCCTCGATGCCCACCGGCGCCAACGTCGGTACGCACGGATGCTGGAATTCTTCACCGGCCGCGACGACAGCGAACCATCGGTGGAACGCACGGTGGTAGCACAATCGACACTGGAATCTTTCGAGCGCCTGTCGGTAGAACAGCGGGCGCTGCTGCTCTGGGTCTCGGTGGAGGGTTTGAGCTACAAGGAGGTCGCCGAGATCCTCGACGTGCCCATCGGCACCGTCATGTCGCGCCTGTCTCGCGCCCGCCAGGCCCTGCGTCAACTCAGCGACGGCGAAATCACCAGCCCTTCCCTGCGGATACTGAAATGA
- a CDS encoding anti-sigma factor family protein has protein sequence MITLPPSERDLHAYVDHRLSEADRQLMDTYLASHPEVARQVRDWQQDAQHLRAALGGALQMPANPALDPAAIRKRRGERSRRYLASAAVLLIAVSVGGVSGWQARQLTLPTQLPMADAVQAYRLFASQDILPADFKVEQNGDLQGWLDRYFTQANRLPNLANAGFKPVSARLLSTEQGAAAMVLYEDPQGRKITYYIRPPGPQNHLLKRGHRRDGELQAEYWSGPGYNYAMVAPADTPAAQVLQQTTPF, from the coding sequence ATGATCACCCTGCCTCCCAGCGAACGCGATCTGCATGCCTACGTCGACCATCGGCTCAGCGAGGCCGACCGGCAATTGATGGACACCTACCTCGCCAGCCACCCCGAAGTGGCCCGCCAGGTCCGCGACTGGCAACAGGACGCCCAGCACCTGCGCGCGGCCCTCGGCGGCGCGCTGCAAATGCCGGCCAATCCCGCGCTGGACCCGGCGGCCATCCGTAAGCGTCGAGGTGAACGGTCACGACGCTATCTGGCCAGCGCGGCGGTGCTGCTGATCGCGGTGAGTGTCGGCGGCGTGAGCGGCTGGCAGGCCCGCCAACTGACCCTGCCGACTCAACTACCCATGGCCGACGCAGTGCAGGCCTACCGCCTGTTCGCCAGCCAGGACATCCTGCCGGCGGACTTCAAGGTTGAGCAGAACGGCGACCTGCAGGGCTGGCTGGATCGTTATTTCACGCAAGCCAATCGCCTGCCGAACCTGGCCAACGCCGGCTTCAAGCCGGTCAGCGCACGCCTGCTGAGCACCGAGCAGGGCGCGGCGGCGATGGTCCTGTACGAAGACCCGCAAGGACGCAAGATCACCTACTACATCCGCCCGCCGGGACCGCAGAACCACCTGCTCAAGCGTGGCCACCGACGGGACGGTGAATTACAGGCCGAGTACTGGTCCGGCCCCGGCTACAACTACGCCATGGTCGCGCCAGCTGATACACCGGCGGCGCAGGTGCTG